A window from Drosophila subobscura isolate 14011-0131.10 chromosome O, UCBerk_Dsub_1.0, whole genome shotgun sequence encodes these proteins:
- the LOC117897808 gene encoding serine/threonine-protein kinase RIO2, with the protein MGKLNVTVLRYLTKEDFRVLTAIEMGMKNHELVPGPLAAAIANLKTGGVHKLLKELCKHKLLSYERGKKYDGYRLTNTGYDYLALKSLTLRGSVSSFGNQIGIGKESNIYVVADEEGTPICLKLHRLGRTCFRNVKAKRDYHGRRHKASWLYLSRISATREFAYMSALHDRGFPVPKPIDFNRHCVLMDLVNGWPMTQVHELLDIPQVYDDLMNLIVRLGNSGVIHGDFNEFNLMLTDAGKPILIDFPQMMSTAHENAEFFFDRDVNCVREMFRRKFAYESEDYPKFSDLVRDDDLDAEVHCTGYGFTKEMEQDLLQEYGMVEQSEDEDDEDIDQEEDDVPALVPAAALEIDECRRQVENEVQYSEAKPAQKSDDAIRRYIESCTQYLGNLTVGPEIDDQALPAKPAVSDAVPAEVTPSQDVVPPAPQDIVPPVAPAPNAPTDDAKSISSNDLETDEMPELAGLDPNSRMYRLKMVEQMLNDARSQRSFSTTTSTIAPSVITDRIRRNMDIKEKRDQRKKCVAKGEASAIHRHRKENKDVVKEYAGWDF; encoded by the exons atgggTAAATTAAATGTCACCGTGCTGCGTTATCTCACCAAGGAAGACTTCCGCGTCCTCACCGCCATCGAGATGGGCATGAAAAACCACGAGCTGGTGCCGGGACCATTGGCCGCAGCCATAGCCAACCTGAAGACTGGCGGTGTCCACAAGCTGCTCAAGGAGCTCTGCAAGCACAAACTACTGTCCTACGAACGTGGCAAAAAGT ATGATGGCTATCGCTTGACAAACACTGGCTATGACTATCTGGCCCTGAAGTCTCTGACATTGCGTGGATCAGTGAGCTCTTTCGGCAATCAAATTGGCATTGGAAAGgagtcaaatatttatgtggtTGCCGATGAGGAAGGTACTCCCATTTGCCTGAAGCTGCATCGTCTGGGCCGCACTTGCTTCAGGAATGTGAAAGCCAAACGAGATTATCATGGACGTCGCCACAAGGCCTCCTGGCTGTATTTGTCGCGCATTTCGGCTACTCGAGAGTTTGCCTACATGTCGGCATTGCACGACCGCGGTTTCCCTGTACCCAAGCCCATTGATTTCAATCGTCACTGCGTTTTGATGGATCTGGTCAACGGTTGGCCCAT gACCCAAGTGCACGAGTTGCTGGATATTCCACAGGTGTACGATGACCTAATGAACCTGATTGTCCGCTTGGGCAACTCTGGTGTCATCCATGGTGACTTTAATGAGTTTAATTTGATGCTCACGGATGCAGGGAAACCCATACTGATTGATTTTCCCCAGATGATGTCCACAGCGCATGAAAATGCTGAATT CTTCTTTGATCGCGATGTGAACTGCGTTCGCGAAATGTTCCGTCGTAAGTTCGCCTACGAGAGCGAGGATTATCCCAAGTTCAGTGATCTGGTGCGTGACGATGATCTGGATGCTGAGGTGCACTGCACTGGCTATGGCTTCACCAAGGAGATGGAACAGGATCTGTTGCAGGAGTATGGCATGGTGGAGCAGTCagaggacgaggatgatgaAGACATTGATCAGGAGGAAGATGATGTGCCTGCTTTGGTGCCTGCGGCAGCATTGGAGATCGACGAGTGTCGTCGTCAGGTGGAGAATGAGGTGCAATATAGCGAGGCCAAGCCGGCACAGAAATCGGATGATGCCATTCGTCGATACATTGAATCGTGCACACAATATTTGGGCAATCTGACTGTGGGTCCAGAGATTGATGATCAGGCATTGCCAGCAAAGCCTGCAGTTTCCGATGCTGTTCCAGCAGAAGTGACTCCCTCTCAAGATGTTGTTCCACCTGCTCCTCAGGATATTGTTCCacctgttgctcctgctcccaatGCACCCACAGACGATGCCAAATCCATTAGTTCCAATGACCTGGAAACAGATGAAATGCCCGAGCTGGCCGGCTTGGATCCCAACTCCCGCATGTACCGCCTGAAAATGGTTGAGCAAATGCTCAACGATGCGAGAAGTCAGCGCTCGTTTTCCACGACAACCAGCACAATAGCACCATCCGTGATCACCGATCGCATACGCCGCAACATGGACATCAAGGAGAAGCGAGATCAGCGCAAGAAATGCGTGGCCAAGGGCGAGGCCAGTGCCATTCATCGCCATCGCAAGGAAAACAAGGATGTGGTGAAGGAGTACGCCGGCTGGGACTTTTAA
- the LOC117896007 gene encoding probable glutamine--tRNA ligase, translating to MAGEDLIAQFQTLGMSEQKAKETLKNANVTKNLQLALAQAAGASLADGTGMLIYHMASKLKPQQAEQLPLLVRYIVERKLDNTQRVDAALEYVLKCGQKLKANIDVKELEQECGVGVVVTPEEIERVVQAKIKSSYKEALLEQRYHFNSFKILQDVRSELKWADAKSVKAAIDVEIFDLLGPKTEADLKPPVKQNEKPKAAKAKPEANSTAQAVEAASDGANTIAELMKTKVHFHAPGENFKTDGYVVTEHTERLLKEHLQKTGGRVHTRFPPEPNGILHIGHAKAININFGYAAAQDGVCYLRYDDTNPEKEEEKFFVGIRDMVEWLGYKPVKITYSSDNFQQLYEWAVVLIRKGLAYVCHQKAEELKGFTPKPSPWRERPIEESLQLFEDMKRGKIDEGLATLRLKVTLEEGKVDPVAYRIKFIAHHRTGGKWCIYPTYDYTHCLCDSIEQITHSLCTKEFQSRRSSYYWLCNALEIYCPVQWEYGRLNMNYALVSKRKIGKLISEKIVHDWDDPRLFTLTALRRRGFPAEAINNFCAQMGVTGAQIAVDPAMLEASVRDVLNVTAPRRLVVLEPLKVTIKNFPHAAPVQLEVPDFPQNPEKGSHKITLDKVIYIERGDFKVEPEKGYRRLSPQQSVGLRHAGLVISVEEVVKDPATGEIVELICSSQSAEQAEKPKAFVQWVSKPIPLEVRLYEQLFKHKNPEDTNEVPGGFLTDICEHTISVVQAFADQALAQVKVYDKFQFERIGFFSVDPDTSNNRIVFNRTVGLKEDSGKK from the coding sequence ATGGCAGGCGAGGATTTGATTGCCCAATTCCAGACGCTCGGCATGAGCGAGCAAAAAGCCAAGGAGACGCTCAAGAATGCCAACGTGACGAAAAACCTACAATTGGCGCTGGCCCAGGCGGCCGGTGCTTCCCTCGCCGACGGAACGGGTATGCTGATCTACCACATGGCCAGCAAACTGAAGCCGCAACAGGCGGAacagctgcctctgctggtGCGCTACATAGTGGAGCGCAAGCTGGACAACACCCAGCGAGTGGATGCCGCCCTGGAGTATGTTCTCAAGTGCGGGCAGAAACTGAAGGCCAACATCGATGTGAAGGAGCTGGAACAGGAGTGCGGTGTGGGTGTAGTGGTCACGCCGGAGGAGATCGAACGCGTTGTGCAGGCCAAGATCAAAAGCAGCTACAAGGAAGCTCTGCTGGAGCAGCGCTACCATTTCAACTCCTTCAAAATTCTGCAGGATGTGAGGAGCGAACTCAAGTGGGCGGATGCCAAGTCCGTGAAGGCAGCCATAGACGTGGAGATATTCGATCTGCTGGGACCCAAAACAGAGGCGGACCTGAAGCCACCTGTTAAGCAAAACGAGAAGCCCAAGGcggccaaagccaagccagagGCGAATTCAACTGCACAAGCTGTGGAGGCTGCATCCGATGGAGCCAACACCATTGCGGAGCTAATGAAAACGAAGGTTCACTTCCATGCTCCCGGAGAGAACTTCAAGACTGATGGCTATGTCGTGACCGAGCATACCGAGAGGTTATTGAAGGAGCATCTCCAGAAGACTGGCGGACGTGTCCACACGAGATTTCCGCCCGAACCCAATGGCATTCTGCACATTGGCCACGCGAAGGCCATTAACATCAATTTTGGGTATGCTGCTGCCCAGGATGGCGTCTGCTATCTGCGCTACGATGACACCAATCccgagaaggaggaggaaaagtTCTTTGTGGGCATCCGGGACATGGTGGAGTGGCTGGGATACAAGCCCGTCAAGATAACCTACTCCTCCGACAACTTTCAGCAGCTGTACGAGTGGGCTGTGGTCCTCATACGCAAAGGATTGGCCTATGTCTGCCACCAAAAGGCGGAGGAGCTGAAGGGCTTCACTCCCAAGCCCAGTCCCTGGCGAGAGCGTCCCATTGAGGAGTCGCTGCAACTGTTCGAGGACATGAAAAGGGGCAAAATCGACGAGGGATTGGCCACGCTGCGCCTCAAGGTTACTCTGGAAGAGGGCAAAGTTGATCCGGTGGCGTATCGCATCAAGTTCATTGCACATCATCGCACAGGCGGCAAGTGGTGCATTTACCCCACGTACGACTACACGCACTGCCTGTGTGACTCCATCGAACAGATCACCCACTCGCTGTGCACCAAGGAGTTCCAGTCGCGTCGCTCCTCCTACTACTGGCTGTGCAATGCCCTGGAGATCTACTGTCCCGTGCAGTGGGAATACGGCAGACTGAACATGAACTACGCCTTGGTCTCCAAGCGAAAGATTGGCAAGCTGATTTCCGAGAAGATTGTTCACGACTGGGATGATCCCAGGCTCTTCACTCTGACGGCGCTGCGGCGTAGGGGCTTCCCAGCGGAGGCCATCAACAATTTCTGCGCACAGATGGGTGTGACAGGCGCTCAGATCGCCGTGGATCCAGCCATGTTGGAAGCCTCTGTGCGCGATGTGCTCAATGTGACGGCACCGCGTCGTCTGGTTGTGTTGGAACCCCTCAAGGTGACCATCAAGAACTTCCCGCATGCAGCGCCCGTGCAGCTGGAGGTGCCTGATTTCCCACAAAATCCAGAGAAGGGTTCGCACAAGATCACCCTCGACAAGGTGATCTACATAGAGCGAGGCGACTTCAAAGTGGAGCCCGAGAAGGGCTACCGCCGCCTGTCGCCCCAGCAATCGGTGGGCCTTCGTCATGCCGGCCTTGTGATCAGCGTGGAGGAGGTTGTCAAGGATCCAGCTACAGGAGAAATTGTCGAGCTCATTTGCTCCAGCCAGTCTGCGGAGCAGGCCGAGAAGCCCAAGGCCTTTGTCCAATGGGTTTCCAAGCCCATACCGCTGGAGGTGCGTCTGTACGAGCAACTGTTCAAGCACAAGAATCCCGAGGATACCAATGAGGTGCCCGGCGGTTTCCTAACCGACATCTGCGAGCACACCATCTCCGTGGTCCAGGCCTTTGCGGATCAGGCCCTGGCCCAGGTCAAGGTCTATGACAAGTTCCAATTCGAGCGAATTGGCTTCTTCTCCGTGGATCCGGACACCTCAAACAATAGAATTGTCTTCAACCGCACTGTGGGCCTCAAAGAGGACTCGGGCAAAAAGTAA
- the LOC117896011 gene encoding peptidyl-prolyl cis-trans isomerase NIMA-interacting 4, producing MPPKKDAKGGKDAGKSGKKPAAEDKSAGKEKKGGNAVKVRHILCEKQGKIMEAMEKLKAGQKFPEVATAYSEDKARQGGDLGWQIRGAMVGPFQDAAFALPISNVNNPIYTDPPVKTKFGYHIIMVEGKK from the exons ATGCCACCAAAGAAGGACGCGAAGGGGGGCAAGGATGCCGGCAAAAGTGGCAAGAAACCAGCCGCAGAGGATAAGT CTGCCGGCAAGGAGAAGAAGGGTGGCAATGCCGTCAAGGTGCGCCACATTCTGTGCGAGAAGCAGGGCAAGATTATGGAGGCCATGGAGAAGCTAAAGGCTGGCCAAAAGTTTCCCGAAGTGGCCACCGCCTACAGCGAGGACAAGGCACGTCAGGGCGGCGATCTGGGTTGGCAAATTCGCGGTGCGATGGTGGGTCCATTCCAAGACGCCGCCTTCGCCCTGCCCATATCGAATGTCAACAATCCCATCTACACAGATCCTCCGGTCAAGACCAAGTTCGGCTATCACATCATAATGGTCGAGGGcaagaaataa
- the LOC117896009 gene encoding 3-ketodihydrosphingosine reductase, with protein sequence MEFSWDVIACLGLAVLVHVLVYIFVMQKRAKCIDGRHVVVTGGSSGIGVCLAIECVTKGAHVTIIARDEKRLKAAVDRLELVRQRPDQKLQYRSLDIGGDYEEVARVLAETEATVGPIYALLNCAGMAICGVFEDVSVRDVHKLMNVNFFGSYNCTRHVLSRMKSAREGIIVFTSSQAAMFGIYGYGPYAASKYALRAMAETIAMESREHGVSVTLALPCDTNTPGFEEEEKSKPRETKIISGGGGLLKPEDMAKAILKDALKGNFVSIVGAESWLITMLGGGLLPWDGFFTNLLHALAIGPLRLFAYGLHKYFNSIIRKCAKEERASKNGSGDKVEAK encoded by the exons ATGGAATTCAGTTGGGATGTTATTGCCTGTCTGGGTCTCGCTGTGCTGGTACACGTTCTTGTCTACATATTTGTCATGCAAAAGCGAGCAAAGTGCATCGATGGACGCCATGTCGTGGTCACCGGCGGTTCGAGCGGCATTGGGGTCTGCCTGGCCATAGAATGCGTCACGAAGGGAGCCCATGTAACGATAATAGCGCGTGACGAGAAAAGGCTTA AAGCGGCTGTGGACCGGTTGGAGCTTGTGCGCCAGCGACCGGATCAGAAGCTGCAATACCGCAGCTTGGACATTGGCGGAGACTATGAGGAGGTGGCTCGAGTGCTGGCCGAGACGGAGGCAACCGTAGGCCCCATTTACGCGTTGCTCAATTGCGCGGGCATGGCCATTTGTGGCGTCTTTGAGGATGTTTCTGTGCGGGATGTCCACAAGCTGATGAATGTGAACTTCTTTGGCAGCTACAACTGCACCCGCCACGTACTGTCCAGGATGAAGAGCGCTAGGGAGGGCATCATTGTGTTTACCTCATCGCAGGCTGCGATGTTCGGCATCTACGGCTATGGACCGTATGCAGCCAGTAAATATGCACTGCGAGCCATGGCCGAAACGATCGCCATGGAGTCCCGGGAGCATGGCGTCAGTGTCACCTTGGCCTTGCCCTGTGACACAAACACGCCAGGattcgaggaggaggagaaatcCAAGCCACGCGAAACGAAAATCATCTCTGGCGGTGGAGGCCTACTGAAGCCAGAGGACATGGCCAAAGCCATTCTCAAGGATGCCTTG AAGGGCAACTTTGTCTCGATTGTGGGCGCAGAGAGCTGGCTGATCACCATGCTGGGCGGTGGCCTGCTGCCCTGGGACGGATTCTTTACAAATCTCCTGCACGCCTTGGCCATTGGTCCATTGCGCTTGTTCGCCTATGGCCTGCACAAGTACTTCAACAGCATCATACGCAAATGTGCCAAAGAGGAGCGTGCCAGCAAAAATGGATCTGGGGATAAAGTGGAAGCGAAGTAA
- the LOC117896010 gene encoding protein RER1, which produces MMNEDSSATMSSSAGGGGGIKKVFQRLSQTYQSTLDRSTPHTRLRWVFAGFVLLLFVLRIFIYQGWYIICYALGIYHLNLFIAFLTPKIDPEFDPYAQDDEDDGPNLPTRSNEEFRPFIRRLPEFKFWLSVTKSTGIGLFCTFFDFFNVPVFWPILVMYFITLFCITMKRQIKHMIKFKYLPFTRNKPRYQRVNDLAGPNSVAGNSK; this is translated from the exons ATGATGAATGAAGACAGTAGTGCCACGATGTCGTCgtcagcaggcggcggcggtggcatcAAGAAGGTGTTTCAACGCCTCTCACAG ACTTATCAGTCAACACTTGATCGCTCGACGCCGCACACGCGACTGCGCTGGGTGTTCGCTGGCTTTGTCCTCCTGCTCTTCGTGTTGCGCATTTTCATATACCAAGGATGGTACATCATCTGCTATGCGCTGGGCATCTATCATCTGAATCTGTTCATCGCATTTCTAACGCCAAAAATCGATCCAGAATTCGATCCGTATGCACAGGACGACGAAGACGATGGGCCGAATCTGCCGACGCGCAGCAATGAGGAATTCCGGCCCTTCATACGCCGCCTGCCGGAATTCAAGTTCTGGCTGTCGGTGACAAAGAGCACGGGCATTGGTCTGTTCTGCACGTTCTTCGACTTCTTCAACGTACCCGTCTTTTGGCCCATACTGGTCATGTACTTTATCACGCTGTTCTGCATCACGATGAAGCGACAGATCAAGCATATGATCAAGTTCAAGTACTTGCCCTTCACACGCAACAAGCCACGATATCAGAGAGTGAACGACCTGGCGGGCCCCAACTCAGTGGCGGGCAACTCAAAGTGA
- the LOC117896008 gene encoding transcription factor Ouib, whose protein sequence is MALLCRICGEPAVNPRRLFDENGADVLNDILKLTGIWLTKRVGLPSHICSSCLQNSNEAMAFRELCIRTNNLWYETLDAADSKPADDEVHLDPIIEDDEAAEPEENNEYVTLEIETLCEERKSASPSSLHGEPVSLSASSRCHSNLSNMRRKAAKEQSEKIADDGDCDDEHLDFDPMINEDSLLDPEEEEDEEDKVIERTLSGLKSRLDSCSVPKKGVRRASKKSSLVPGDLSTKKRYRRSIGGFYCDQCGKWFKDKSNLNVHLTRHTGVKQFECKECGRKEFTMHLLSLHIRVKHKGELPYSCKYCGQRFDNCIKRLRHERQHKESPDIRPHVCPVCGKAFQLKRALRMHEIVHTGEQPFHCETCNVYFNRKSSLQTHNRSKLHTKKVGQDQSKKLLDEDADT, encoded by the exons ATGGCGCTTCTGTGTCGAATTTGTGGGGAGCCAGCCGTAAATCCGAGAAGACTCTTCGACGAGAATGGAGCCGATGTATTGAACGACATCCTCAAACTGACGGGCATCTGG CTTACCAAGAGAGTAGGACTCCCCTCACATATATGCTCTTCCTGCCTGCAAAACTCAAACGAAGCCATGGCATTCAGGGAACTTTGTATAAGAACCAACAACCTTTGGTACGAAACACTCGATGCAGCCGACTCCAAACCGGCAGACGACGAAGTGCATTTGGATCCCATAATTGAAGACGATGAAGCGGCGGAGCCTGAGGAGAACAACGAATATGTCACACTGGAAATCGAAACTCTGTGTGAGGAACGAAAGTCTGCAAGTCCTTCGAGCCTTCATGGAGAACCAGTCTCATTGTCAGCTTCGTCGCGTTGTCACAGTAATCTATCCAATATGCGCAGAAAAGCCGCAAAGGAACAGTCTGAGAAAATAGCTGATGATGGAGACTGTGATGATGAGCACTTGGATTTCGATCCAATGATAAATGAGGATTCATTGCTTGACCCAGAAGAGGAGGAAGATGAGGAAGACAAAGTGATAGAAAGGACCTTGTCAGGGCTTAAGTCAAGATTAGATTCATGTTCTGTACCTAAGAAAGGAGTGCGCCGTGCTTCCAAGAAATCAAGTTTGGTTCCAGGGGATTTGTCAACGAAGAAGCGTTATAGAAGATCCATTGGTGGCTTTTACTGTGACCAATGCGGCAAATGGTTCAAGGATAAAAGCAATCTGAATGTCCATTTGACGCGACACACGGGCGTGAAGCAGTTTGAGTGCAAGGAGTGTGGTCGCAAGGAGTTCACCATGCACCTTTTGAGCCTACACATCCGCGTAAAACACAAAGGCGAGCTGCCATACTCGTGCAAGTACTGTGGACAACGCTTTGACAACTGCATAAAACGTTTGAGACATGAAAG GCAGCACAAGGAGAGCCCCGATATTCGCCCTCACGTCTGTCCTGTTTGCGGAAAAGCCTTCCAACTGAAGAGGGCCTTGAGGATGCACGAGATTGTGCACACGGGTGAACAACCATTCCA CTGCGAGACCTGCAACGTTTACTTTAATCGCAAATCCAGCTTACAAACCCACAACCGATCGAAGCTGCACACCAAAAAAGTTGGTCAGGATCAGAgcaaaaagctgctggacgaaGATGCGGATACGTAA
- the LOC117897706 gene encoding zinc finger protein 583-like has product MYPSKANGATSTHAEMGKCRICYRDLLADEDAKDLYDQRNNSLLYHIEAITGVWQISERQGAPRHMCPQCEKTLQKAIEFRGMCIETEFKLTRASKGLTECDFGNTNVETEEIKTELENVLYEGLSESELIEDIGPAGDGPLLNETKVPALHSEQKIQTPRKKHSKMTKEQMNLKRRERLRSKPLSYVCEQCGHAFRMSCHLQIHMLRHSRAKNFECPECLKKFYTSHLRDSHLRVRHHGERPYPCKYCSETFSNCNVRQRHEREIHGAPPRIVMSRSSSSSKNQKAQADNCKRHFCHLCTKSYASKYSLSWHMNSHTGVRNLKCKSCDMMFPDPVSVKRHERYHEQRPLQCDVCLKGFFVLSKLNEHKLIHTGDRPFR; this is encoded by the exons ATGTATCCATCAAAAGCGAATGGAGCAACATCAACTCATGCTGAAATGGGTAAATGCCGCATTTGCTATCGGGACTTGCTGGCTGATGAGGATGCCAAAGATCTCTACGATCAGAGGAACAATTCCTTGTTGTACCACATAGAGGCGATAACTGGAGTCTGG CAGATAAGCGAACGGCAGGGCGCTCCTCGGCACATGTGCCCACAATGCGAGAAAACCTTGCAGAAAGCCATTGAGTTTCGAGGGATGTGCATAGAAACTGAATTCAAGCTCACCCGAGCCAGCAAAGGACTCACAGAGTGTGATTTCGGGAATACCAATGTAGAAACTGAGGAAATCAAAACTGAATTGGAGAATGTTCTATACGAAGGCCTTTCAGAGTCGGAGCTAATAGAAGATATTGGACCAGCAGGCGATGGTCCGCTCCTCAACGAAACCAAAGTTCCTGCACTTCACTCAGAACAAAAGATCCAAACGCCAAGGAAAAAACATTCCAAAATGACCAAAGAGCAGATGAATCTTAAGCGTCGCGAACGGTTGCGATCCAAGCCCCTAAGCTATGTCTGCGAACAGTGTGGACACGCTTTTCGGATGTCTTGCCACCTACAGATTCACATGCTTCGACACAGCCGCGCCAAGAACTTTGAGTGCCCGGAATGCTTGAAGAAGTTCTACACCTCGCACTTGCGGGACAGTCACCTACGCGTTCGTCACCACGGAGAGCGCCCGTACCCATGTAAATACTGCAGCGAAACGTTTTCCAACTGCAATGTGCGTCAGAGGCACGAACG GGAGATTCATGGAGCACCTCCTCGCATTGTCAtgagtcgcagcagcagcagcagcaaaaatcagAAGGCTCAAGCGGACAATTGTAAGCGtcacttttgccatttatgcACTAAAAGTTATGCCTCAAAGTATTCGCTCAGTTGGCACATGAACTCGCACACTGGGGTCAGGAACCTCAAGTGCAAATCGTGCGACATGATGTTCCCCGATCCTGTTTCGGTGAAGCGGCACGAGCGGTACCATGAGCAGCGGCCCTTGCAATGCGATGTCTGTCTGAAGGGCTTCTTCGTACTCAGCAAGCTCAATGAGCACAAACTCATACACACTGGTGATCGTCCATTTAGGTGA
- the LOC117897705 gene encoding zinc finger protein 771 — translation MNANAADVVKLKCRTCLGECEEDTMTSLFEVDELDGGSEDLSDKFQLCCGIKVRSSPRLPGKVCSKCRDFVQMWFSFRQMVLNSQVYLETCSSDGEQTEEFKEANNSEFMDYMYQDLQENCVLESEYPDDSPQEEIEDITAQYQEILDGFNYVTDTGELVNDELETGADDQAKELTPELLVVNVQPFEADETIEAELVEESVMVKEDYCDDDDFAGSNTDFLSPTPSPEPNPSTESKRRPGRPRKPDNELKCKRKIKTPGQPATELKSAPSKFMCNMCGNVYTKKSTFTSHMMTHVDYKPHQCEICDKAFRQMGELRAHIRRHTGERPYKCMYCERHFYDRSERVRHERVHTNTRPYECKECGKAFTHTAILKNHSLVHSGEKNYNCAVCSKSFTLMHQLKAHQQTIVHRTMVEQAMANSTAYT, via the exons ATGAATGCGAATGCAGCGGATGTAGTGAAACTGAAATGCAGAACATGCCTGGGAGAGTGCGAAGAGGATACCATGACGTCTCTGTTTGAAGTGGACGAGTTGGACGGCGGAAGTGAAGATCTCAGCGACAAGTTTCAGCTCTGTTGTGGAATTAAG GTTCGCAGCTCTCCTCGACTACCAGGAAAGGTGTGCAGCAAGTGCCGTGACTTCGTTCAGATGTGGTTCAGCTTTCGCCAAATGGTTCTAAATTCCCAAGTTTATTTGGAGACTTGCTCGTCGGATGGGGAGCAGACCGAGGAGTTCAAGGAAGCCAACAATAGCGAGTTTATGGACTATATGTACCAGGACCTACAAGAAAATTGTGTCCTTGAAAGTGAGTACCCGGATGACAGCCCCCAGGAGGAAATTGAGGACATAACTGCCCAGTATCAAGAGATTCTCGACGGTTTTAACTATGTCACGGATACTGGGGAGCTGGTGAACGATGAGCTAGAAACGGGTGCCGATGACCAAGCCAAGGAACTGACTCCTGAACTGTTGGTTGTAAATGTTCAGCCATTTGAAGCTGATGAAACCATCGAGGCCGAATTAGTTGAGGAGTCTGTCATGGTGAAGGAGGACTActgcgatgatgatgattttgcGGGGAGTAACACAGACTTCCTGTCGCCCACACCGTCGCCAGAACCGAATCCCAGCACTGAGAGCAAACGCAGGCCAGGCAGGCCCCGCAAGCCAGACAATGAACTGAAATGCAAGCGCAAGATCAAAACTCCTGGACAGCCCGCAACAGAGCTTAAAAGCGCGCCCTCGAAATTCATGTGCAATATGTGTGGCAATGTCTATACAAAGAAGTCCACGTTTACCTCACACATGATGACCCACGTCGACTACAAGCCCCACCAGTGCGA AATCTGCGACAAAGCCTTCCGTCAGATGGGAGAGCTGCGTGCCCACATTCGTCGGCACACGGGCGAGCGCCCGTACAAGTGTATGTATTGCGAGCGACACTTTTACGACCGCAGCGAAAGGGTGCGCCACGAGAGAGTCCACACCAACACGCGCCCTTACGAGTGCAAGGAGTGCGGCAAGGCCTTTACGCACACAGCCATCCTCAAGAACCACAGTCTGGTGCATTCCGGCGAAAAGAACTACAA TTGCGCCGTATGCTCCAAGTCATTCACCCTGATGCACCAGCTGAAGGCCCACCAACAGACAATAGTCCACAGAACCATGGTAGAGCAGGCCATGGCAAATTCCACGGCCTACACATAG